CAAAGGGTATTCGGTGAACGTCACCGAGACATGCGACCAACCGGGAGATGACAAAGATACGGCATTGAACCTGATAACCGATACCGAGGTAACGGTGGCATCGGCTCCGGACAACGGCTTCCTTGAACAAGCCCTGGATCGGACACAGGAAATAATATCCGACAAAATAGAGAAAGTATATGCCGACGGGGCTTACCACAGTGCTGATAATCAGGAGTATTGCCAAAGCGATAAAAATGGCATCGAGCTGATACTCACAGGCATGCAAGGCCCCGCACCGAGATATGACATCCGTTTGGACGAACAGAATGAAATCAATTTAATAGTAACCGACAACAAAACAGGAACAACAATACAGGCACAACGGGTAAAACTCCGCAAAGACAAAACACAGAGGAAATGGAGGATCAAGACTGAAGAAGGAAAATACCGCTACTTCGATGAGGATAACCTCAGGGCTGCCGCTCTGAGGAAGAAATTGGACGATATCCCGATAGATGAAAAAAATATCAGGAACAATGTCGAAGCAAGCATTTTCCAGTTAGGATACCATTACCCGAATGACAAGAGCCGTTACAGGTCACTTGCCAAGCACAAACTATGGGCATACTCCCGCTCGTTGTGGATAAACTTCGTCAGGATAGTGAATTATATGACGCGAATAAGTCAAAGAGCGCTTTTTTGGCAAAAACTGCCACAATATATAATTAATTTATGTTTCAATATGTATATTATTGTAAACATACTTTCAATTAATAAAAACAATCACATTTGTCCGGTTAAACTTCATTTTTCAGCAATTTGAAAAAATGGGGTTTTCAGAGCAGACTCAAGATTATTATTTTCAAAGGCAATCCTTTTTCTGCGGCGACATCCACTAAGGAATTATGTACATGAAATTCTGTAAAAGGACATCGGTTGGTATAATAAACAACCAAACCATTTTTCTCCGGACATTCTCCACTTTTGACACATTCCTTAAAACAGGGATTATGTGCTGTTGCATTTATCTTCAATACCAGAAGTGAAAAACCATTTGGTAATCTTTCCACTTCCTCGAACCCTTGTCCCAACAGCCATTTAGTGTCGCTCATAAAGTGAAATTTCTTTGTCCCGACAACGGTGACTAACCCGTTTTTACCTTGTGATCTTGCGTCGGAAATGGCTGATTGAAGTAGTGTTTTAGCATGGCCTTTTCCCTTATATTGTCCCGAAACCCAAAAACAGTTTATCATCAGATAGTTGGGTGCACTGACCGGAATCCATGCTTTTTCAGCGGAAACGTACTCTATGAAGACTTTTGCATGTACATCCAGTCGCCTGAAAACATATCCGTTATCAAACTCCTTCTTTAGCCATGCTTTTTTGAGTTCATAGCCTTCCCTGCATTTTTTATCGGAAAGAGCACAGCAAATATGCTCTTTGTCAATGTTTTCCTTTGTAAGAGTGATGTAATTATTTTCCATAATTTTCTATTTTATTGGTGTATATATTTTCAATGGTATTGTGCATACTTCTTTATTATTTAAGGCAAAGGTATGCAATTCAACATAATAATTGTTGTCCAATACCGCCAATTTTATTGTAATATACTTCCCGGATGATATTTTTGAAATATCTCAGTGTGAAATTTTATTTTTTGTTATTAATGCCTGCATATTAGTTGATTTTTGCTGATTGTCAAATAACTACTACTTTTGTCAGTAATAAGTAAACAGTAAGGTTTCTAATGAATAACCAAAACAATACACATTTACATCCGTTAGAAAACGCAAGTGCGTTGGAGAGCCGATTTCGCAGATTACTGCAAAATCCGAGGAGAATACTGAAGAAATATATTCGGCAAGGCATGACAGTCCTTGACTTAGGTTGTGGCCCCGGTTTTTTTACACTTGAAATTGCAAAATTAGTTGGCGAAGAAGGAAAAGTCATAGCGGTTGATGTGCAAGAAGGGATGCTTGAAATATTGAAACAAAAGTTGAAAGGCAGCGAACTGAAAGAGCGAATCCAAATTCTTAAGAACGAGCCACAAAGCCTCGGATTTTCAGAGAAAGTAGATTTTATCCTTGCCTTTTACTCTTTCCACGAAATGAAACACATAGACCATATCATTCAGGCCCTGAAAGAAGTAATGAAACCAAATACGGAAATTTTAATTTCTGAACAGAAAATGCACGTCTCAAAAGACGTGTTTAAAAGCATAGTGATCAGAATGATAAACAATGGATTTGTCGTTTGCCGGCGACCGAAGATATTTTTTAGCAGAAGTGTTGTTATGAAAATTGGAAAATAGACCCAATTGTCCAACATCCTTGTATAAGTAATGCCGGAGACAATAGGAGGAGAGTGGGGTGGAATGATTTTGTGAAGAGATAATTTATTCTTCAATTCTTTGGCATTCGGGGCAGTAATAAACTGAACCGCCTAAATAAGCTTCTTTTACGATGGTACCGCCACAGCGGGGACAGGGATTTTTCCATGTCTTGGCAGACATGATTGTCCGGTAACCTCCGTTATTGCCGTATAGGTCTGTCTGCGTATCACGTCCACCTTCAATGGTCATATCTATCAGGGTATCTTTCAGGGATTTGAAGAGAACTTCCTTTTTCCTGTCCGACAGGATTGATATTTTCTGCTTTGGGTTGATCCGCGCGTTGAACAAAATATCCTGCGTCACACCGTTGCCTACACCTGGAATACGTTGTTCAGTGGCCAGCAGGGCTTTGGCACTCAATGTTTTTTTCGCTTCGACAAATAGTTTTTCAAATTCTTCCTCACCATAGTCGTTGCTTATCGGAGAAATACTCTCCCTGCTTAACTTGTAATATTTATTATCGATATTTCGATCAGGATAGGCGTTGATAAATCCGTACATGGCGACTGAGAACGCAAGGAACGATCCGTCATCGAACGTCAGCAACAACTGGTAATTGGCAGGTATCTTGTCGTCCGGATTGTAATAACGGGCAATAACCCCGTCGCCGATATTGATCAGGGCGTTGTCCGAAAGGCTGAAGTCTACAAACATGCCATACCCTTCGGAGGAAAGTATGGTTTTGCCGACAAGCAGTTTTCCGTATTCCTTCGGGTTGCCGTTATAGAATGTAAATTTATGCGGCTTGGTGGCATTGAACACTTGTGTGATTGTTTTGCCGCTCAGCATGTTATTGGCCTGTTTGCTGAGAGTCAGTACTTCGGGTAATTCTAACATACTATTCTGGTTTTATTTTTCAATGGATATATATATTTCCGGAGCGGCATACCGCAACTCTGGCAATATTGCATGTCAACAGTCTGATCCATACCACAAAGATACAATACCTACTCCGGATATGGTTGCCTGAAACAGGTATTTTTCTACATAGATACAAAATAAAAAAGACGGTCTGTTTTTTTACTCTTTTTATACGATGGAAAATCATAAACTTTTACAGAATAAACTAAATAATAGATATTCTTGTTGTATTTTTGTCGTGCCGAATGCATAGTTATCCTGTAAATGGGATAATCCGGCACATATATGTTTATCATTTTAGTCATATGAAACTCGCTTTTAGTCATGTTCTTGTATAAGAACGGTTTTTATGCTCGTTTCACAGAATTTCCGGCTGTTCTCATCCATGGTACACTTTGGACTGATTGGACTGCACCTGTCCGGTGGGAATAGTTTTTAAAAAGAGTTTATTTATCATGCCTGTACTTCATAATCGTATTTCCAACGCTGAACTTAAGTTGCGGATGTTGCGGGAAACTGAACCTCGTATTACGATTTCATTCTACAAATATTTTCATATTACTGATCCGCGTCAATTCAGGGATGACCTTTATGTAAAGTTCGATGCCATAAAGGTGTTCGGCCGCGTCTATATTGCACATGAAGGGATTAACGGACAAATCTCCGTCCCCGAAAGCAATCTGGATGCTTTTCGTGATATCCTGTATGGCGCCGATCCGGCGTTGAACGGTATCCGTTTGAATATCGCGGTGGATGACGACGGCAAATCATTCTGGGTGTTACGCATGAAAGTGCGCAACAAGGTGGTTGCCGACGGTATCGACGATCCGGCATTCGACCCTTCCAGGACGGGAAAATACCTCAAAGCCAAAGAGTATAATGAGATCACGCAGGATCCCGACACGGTCGTGGTAGATATGCGTAACCATTACGAATATGAAGTGGGGCATTTTGAAAATGCGGTTGAAGTCCCTTCCGACACGTTCCGCGAACAGTTGCCGATGGCGGTGGAGATGCTGAAAGAGCACAAGGATAAAAATATTGTGATGTACTGCACAGGCGGTATCCGTTGTGAAAAGGCGAGTGCCTATATGCTTCATAATGGATTTAAGAACGTGTACCATGTGGAAGGTGGTATTATTGAATACGTTCGCAAAGCGCGTGAAGAAAATCTTCCGGTGAAATTTATAGGGAAGAATTTCGTGTTCGATGAACGGTTAGGCGAACGTATTACGGAGGATGTGATTGCCCGGTGCCACCAGTGTGGAGAGCCGTGCGATACACATACCAACTGTAAAAACGAGGGCTGTCACCTGTTATTTATCCAATGCGAAAAATGTGCGGCAGAGATGGACGGATGCTGTTCCGACGAATGCAAACAGGTGGTTCAACTACCGGAAGAAGAAAGTAGAAAATTGCGGAAAGGGACTGATCGCGGACGAATGATTTTTAATAAATCGAGAAACAACCCACTGCTTCGTAAAAAACAGGTTTCGGCAAAGTAAATAAATGCACTTTGCACTTGTTTAACGAACTATTTCCGTTCTATTTCCCGGAGGTTCTCCATCTTCTTTTTCTTCAGGAATCCGTAGATATCTTCGAGATGTTCGGCTACTTTCCGGTTGCCGAATTCGTATACTTTTTTCACCAGACCATTCAGGAAATCGCGGTCGTGCGATACAACAATCAACGTACCATCGAAATCGACCAGCGCCTGTTTCAGGATATCTTTGGTCTTCAGGTCGAGGTGGTTGGTCGGCTCATCGAGAATAAGCAGGTTGACCGGTTCGAGCAGCAGTTTTATCATCGCCAGGCGGGTGCGTTCGCCTCCCGAGAGAACTTTCACTTTCTTGTCGATATCTTCCCGTCCGAACATGAATGCCCCCAGAATATCCCTGATTTTTGTCCGGATATCGCCGACGGTAATATCATCGATGGTCTGAAAAACGGTCAATTCCTCATCCAAAAGCGATGCCTGGTTTTGTGCGAAATAGCCGATCTTCACGTTATGTCCTAATTGCAGATTCCCTTCGAAACCGGTTTCTTCCATGATACATTTTACGAGTGTGGATTTCCCTTCACCGTTGCGGCCGACGAATGCCACTTTTTCTCCCCGTTCGATGGTGAAATTCACATCGTTGAAAATCAATTTTTCACCGTACGATTTACTTACATTCTCTGCAATAACAGGGTAGCTTCCCGAACGCGGCGCCGGAGGAAATCGCAGTTTCAGGGCCGATGTATCCACTTCATCGACCTCCACCAGCTCCAGTTTCTCCAACATTTTCACACGCGACTGCACCTGTAATGTTTTCGA
This window of the Proteiniphilum saccharofermentans genome carries:
- a CDS encoding class I SAM-dependent methyltransferase, which codes for MNNQNNTHLHPLENASALESRFRRLLQNPRRILKKYIRQGMTVLDLGCGPGFFTLEIAKLVGEEGKVIAVDVQEGMLEILKQKLKGSELKERIQILKNEPQSLGFSEKVDFILAFYSFHEMKHIDHIIQALKEVMKPNTEILISEQKMHVSKDVFKSIVIRMINNGFVVCRRPKIFFSRSVVMKIGK
- a CDS encoding DNA-formamidopyrimidine glycosylase family protein translates to MLELPEVLTLSKQANNMLSGKTITQVFNATKPHKFTFYNGNPKEYGKLLVGKTILSSEGYGMFVDFSLSDNALINIGDGVIARYYNPDDKIPANYQLLLTFDDGSFLAFSVAMYGFINAYPDRNIDNKYYKLSRESISPISNDYGEEEFEKLFVEAKKTLSAKALLATEQRIPGVGNGVTQDILFNARINPKQKISILSDRKKEVLFKSLKDTLIDMTIEGGRDTQTDLYGNNGGYRTIMSAKTWKNPCPRCGGTIVKEAYLGGSVYYCPECQRIEE
- the trhO gene encoding oxygen-dependent tRNA uridine(34) hydroxylase TrhO; translation: MPVLHNRISNAELKLRMLRETEPRITISFYKYFHITDPRQFRDDLYVKFDAIKVFGRVYIAHEGINGQISVPESNLDAFRDILYGADPALNGIRLNIAVDDDGKSFWVLRMKVRNKVVADGIDDPAFDPSRTGKYLKAKEYNEITQDPDTVVVDMRNHYEYEVGHFENAVEVPSDTFREQLPMAVEMLKEHKDKNIVMYCTGGIRCEKASAYMLHNGFKNVYHVEGGIIEYVRKAREENLPVKFIGKNFVFDERLGERITEDVIARCHQCGEPCDTHTNCKNEGCHLLFIQCEKCAAEMDGCCSDECKQVVQLPEEESRKLRKGTDRGRMIFNKSRNNPLLRKKQVSAK